A window from Herbaspirillum sp. meg3 encodes these proteins:
- a CDS encoding amino acid ABC transporter ATP-binding protein — protein MSHATNEVMIEIKNLKKAFGEHVVLKDISLQVNKGSVVAMIGPSGSGKSTLLRCINLLTVPEQGSIRVGAQDFSFGSKASKPLKDRELAKFRTNTGMVFQHFNLFPHMTALENVMEGMLTVLRKPKAEARAYALELLQKVGLSDRADIYPQRLSGGQKQRVAIARALAMRPSVMLFDEATSALDPELVGEVLNVIRSLAADGMTMILVTHEIAFAREVADQVIFMRDGVVVEAGPPSQVIDNPQQAATQSFLTRFNG, from the coding sequence ATGAGTCACGCTACGAATGAAGTCATGATTGAAATCAAGAATCTGAAGAAGGCCTTCGGCGAGCACGTCGTGCTCAAGGATATTTCCCTGCAGGTCAACAAGGGCAGCGTGGTCGCCATGATCGGCCCGTCCGGTTCCGGCAAGTCGACGCTGCTGCGCTGTATCAACCTGCTGACCGTACCCGAGCAAGGCAGCATCCGCGTCGGTGCGCAGGATTTCAGCTTCGGCTCCAAAGCATCAAAACCACTGAAGGATCGCGAACTGGCCAAGTTCCGCACCAACACCGGCATGGTGTTCCAGCATTTCAACCTGTTCCCGCACATGACCGCGCTGGAGAACGTCATGGAAGGCATGCTCACCGTGCTGCGCAAACCCAAGGCGGAAGCACGTGCTTACGCCCTGGAACTGCTGCAGAAAGTGGGCCTGTCCGACCGCGCCGATATCTATCCGCAGCGTCTGTCCGGCGGCCAGAAGCAGCGCGTGGCGATCGCCCGCGCGCTGGCAATGCGTCCGAGCGTGATGCTGTTCGACGAAGCTACTTCAGCGCTCGATCCGGAACTGGTGGGCGAAGTGCTCAATGTGATCCGCTCGCTGGCGGCCGACGGCATGACCATGATCCTGGTCACGCATGAAATCGCCTTCGCCCGCGAAGTCGCCGATCAGGTCATCTTCATGCGCGACGGCGTCGTGGTGGAAGCCGGCCCGCCATCACAGGTCATCGACAATCCGCAGCAAGCGGCGACGCAATCCTTCCTCACGCGCTTCAATGGCTGA
- a CDS encoding Lrp/AsnC family transcriptional regulator — MTARLDLLDDTDRKLISLLQQSARESVANLARKLGVARTTVVARLARLEKNGVIVGYTVKLGQEVLDTGLLAYVGITVEAKTARDVLKRFKRIPEIEQLCSVSGEFDYVAWLRAGSAEQLDKLLDEIGEIDGVIKTTTSIVLSRKIDR; from the coding sequence ATGACCGCCCGCCTCGATCTGCTCGACGACACCGACCGCAAGCTGATCTCGCTGTTGCAGCAATCGGCGCGGGAGAGCGTCGCCAACCTGGCGCGCAAACTGGGCGTGGCGCGCACGACAGTCGTCGCGCGGCTGGCGCGGCTGGAAAAGAACGGCGTCATCGTCGGCTATACCGTCAAGCTCGGCCAGGAAGTGTTGGATACCGGCCTGCTCGCCTACGTCGGCATCACGGTCGAAGCCAAGACCGCGCGTGACGTCCTCAAGCGCTTCAAGCGCATCCCCGAAATCGAACAGCTCTGCTCCGTCAGCGGCGAGTTCGACTACGTCGCTTGGCTGCGCGCCGGTTCGGCGGAACAGCTCGACAAACTGCTGGATGAAATCGGCGAAATCGACGGCGTGATCAAGACCACCACCTCCATTGTGCTGTCGCGCAAGATCGA
- a CDS encoding amino acid ABC transporter permease → MYQWDFAALWQFRNVIAVGFGYTLAYTIACVLLGLLLGLLVGLGRLSTNPFISGPLRAYVEVFRCTPVLVQLVWFYYALPVLVGIEMSAGTSALLALALYGGAFYSEIIRGGIVSIDIGQSEAGCALGMTRFQLMRRVILPQAFKRMTPPLVSQSIMQLKNTSLLSVLAVPDLLYQGQIIAHETYRPLEIYTMVAVIYFLILLPATIWAKRLENRLNAQQGV, encoded by the coding sequence ATGTATCAATGGGACTTCGCCGCGCTGTGGCAATTCCGCAATGTGATTGCGGTGGGCTTCGGCTATACGCTGGCTTACACCATCGCCTGCGTTTTGCTGGGTTTGCTGCTGGGCCTGCTGGTCGGCCTCGGCCGCCTGTCGACCAACCCGTTCATCTCCGGCCCGCTGCGCGCTTACGTCGAAGTATTCCGCTGTACGCCGGTGCTGGTGCAACTGGTGTGGTTCTACTACGCCCTGCCGGTGCTGGTCGGCATTGAGATGTCCGCCGGTACCTCGGCCTTGCTGGCGCTGGCCTTGTATGGCGGCGCCTTCTATTCGGAAATCATCCGCGGCGGCATCGTCTCGATCGACATCGGCCAGAGCGAAGCCGGTTGCGCACTGGGCATGACCCGCTTCCAGCTGATGCGCCGCGTGATCCTGCCGCAGGCTTTCAAGCGCATGACACCGCCGCTGGTCAGCCAATCGATCATGCAGTTGAAGAACACCTCGCTGCTGTCGGTGCTGGCGGTGCCTGATCTGTTGTATCAAGGCCAGATCATCGCGCACGAAACCTATCGCCCGCTGGAAATCTACACCATGGTTGCGGTGATTTACTTCCTGATCCTGCTGCCTGCGACGATCTGGGCAAAGCGCCTGGAAAACCGCCTGAACGCGCAACAGGGAGTATGA